The Pan paniscus chromosome 1, NHGRI_mPanPan1-v2.0_pri, whole genome shotgun sequence genome has a segment encoding these proteins:
- the RGS21 gene encoding regulator of G-protein signaling 21 has product MPVKCCFYRSPTAETMTWSENMDTLLANQAGLDAFRIFLKSEFSEENVEFWLACEDFKKTKNADKIASKAKMIYSEFIEADAPKEINIDFSTRDLISKNIAEPTLKCFDEAQKLIYCLMAKDSFPRFLKSEIYKKLVNSQQVPNHKKWLPFL; this is encoded by the exons ATGCTGTTTCTACAGGTCACCAACTGCGGAAACAATGACATGGTCTGAAAATATGGACACACTTTTAGCCAACCAAG CTGGTCTAGATGCTTTTCGAATATTTCTAAAATCAGAGTTTAGTGAAGAAAATGTTGAGTTCTGGCTTGCCTGTGAAGACTTTAAGAAAACGAAAAATGCAGACAAAATTGCTTCCAAAGCCAAGATGATTTATTCTGAATTCATTGAAGCTGATGCACCTAAAGAG ATTAACATTGACTTCAGTAccagagacctcatctcaaagaATATTGCTGAACCAACACTCAAATGCTTTGATGAGGCTCAGAAATTAATCTATTGTCTCATGGCCAAGGATTCTTTCCCTCGATTTCTGAAGTCAGAGATTTATAAAAAACTGGTAAATAGCCAACAGGTTCCAAATCATAAAAAATGGCTCCCTTTTTTGTGA